The following are encoded in a window of Armatimonas rosea genomic DNA:
- a CDS encoding dienelactone hydrolase family protein, whose product MEIKDTEWLSEPKNDSEAVSRRTVLTSALTAGFALAVQPVSAETIITDTAGLKAGMIKFKGADGVEVPAYYAVPAKVDPKKKPAVVLVVQEIFGVHEHIKDVCRRFAKQGYFAIAPELYVREGSVSDKPMNEIFPIVGKVPDAQVMTDLDAAVAYAASTGKADSSRVAITGFCWGGRIVWLYAAHNPKLKAGAAWYGRLVGQSNPLQPKSPTELAASIKAPILGLYGAKDRGIPLDSIEGMRAALKTAGNTKCEILVYPDSEHGFHADYRPSYNEKDAKDGFTKLLAWFKKNGA is encoded by the coding sequence ATGGAAATCAAAGATACCGAGTGGCTCTCTGAGCCCAAAAACGATAGCGAGGCGGTCTCTCGTCGTACGGTGCTGACCTCTGCACTGACGGCGGGGTTTGCACTGGCTGTTCAGCCTGTCTCCGCGGAGACCATTATCACCGATACCGCGGGGCTCAAGGCGGGGATGATCAAGTTCAAGGGTGCCGATGGGGTCGAGGTGCCGGCCTACTACGCCGTGCCGGCGAAGGTGGACCCGAAGAAAAAGCCGGCGGTGGTGCTGGTGGTGCAGGAGATCTTTGGGGTGCACGAGCACATCAAGGATGTCTGCCGCCGCTTTGCCAAGCAGGGCTACTTCGCCATCGCGCCCGAGCTCTATGTCCGCGAGGGCAGTGTCTCCGACAAGCCCATGAACGAGATCTTCCCGATCGTCGGCAAGGTCCCCGATGCCCAGGTAATGACTGATCTGGATGCCGCTGTCGCCTACGCCGCCTCGACCGGAAAGGCCGACTCCAGCCGTGTGGCGATCACGGGCTTCTGCTGGGGCGGACGGATCGTCTGGCTCTACGCGGCGCACAACCCGAAGCTCAAGGCGGGCGCGGCCTGGTACGGTCGGCTTGTCGGGCAGAGCAACCCGCTCCAGCCCAAGAGCCCCACGGAGCTCGCCGCGAGCATCAAGGCACCGATCCTGGGCCTCTATGGTGCCAAAGACCGGGGAATCCCGCTCGATAGCATCGAGGGAATGCGCGCGGCGCTGAAGACCGCAGGCAATACCAAGTGCGAGATCCTTGTCTACCCCGACTCCGAGCACGGCTTCCACGCCGACTACCGCCCCAGCTACAACGAGAAAGACGCCAAGGACGGCTTTACCAAGCTCCTGGCTTGGTTTAAGAAGAACGGGGCGTAG
- a CDS encoding class I SAM-dependent methyltransferase, which translates to MQTPPKKPPYIRRAFHDPNGTGIFYLGREIAQVMGHEGADWLDRPEREEEEAPTLLVKSLKLKPGMVVADIGAGSGYLSFMMAKQLVPGGKVLAVDIQPEMLAIIEQKKKQNGIGNVEVVLGKTDDPKLPEKSCDLQIMVDVYHEFDKPYEMISAMVKALKIGGRIVFVEYRKEDPAVPIKEVHKLSVAQVKKEMALFPLKFVENNQTLPRQHILIFERVK; encoded by the coding sequence TCCCAATGGGACGGGAATCTTCTATCTAGGCCGTGAGATCGCGCAGGTCATGGGCCATGAAGGCGCCGACTGGCTCGACCGCCCAGAGCGTGAGGAGGAAGAGGCCCCGACGCTTCTCGTGAAGTCGCTCAAGCTCAAGCCCGGAATGGTGGTCGCCGATATCGGTGCGGGGAGCGGCTACCTAAGCTTTATGATGGCCAAGCAGCTCGTGCCCGGCGGAAAAGTGCTCGCCGTGGATATCCAGCCGGAGATGCTGGCCATTATCGAGCAGAAGAAGAAGCAAAACGGGATCGGCAATGTCGAGGTTGTCCTAGGCAAGACCGACGATCCCAAGCTGCCGGAGAAGTCCTGCGACCTGCAGATCATGGTGGATGTCTACCACGAGTTCGACAAGCCCTACGAGATGATCTCCGCGATGGTCAAGGCACTCAAGATCGGCGGGCGGATTGTCTTTGTGGAGTACCGCAAGGAGGACCCCGCTGTCCCGATCAAAGAGGTGCACAAGCTCAGTGTCGCACAGGTGAAGAAAGAGATGGCTCTCTTCCCCCTCAAGTTTGTGGAGAACAACCAGACGCTTCCGCGCCAGCATATCCTGATCTTTGAGCGCGTGAAGTAG